One genomic window of Oncorhynchus kisutch isolate 150728-3 linkage group LG24, Okis_V2, whole genome shotgun sequence includes the following:
- the LOC109868916 gene encoding la-related protein 4 isoform X3 has protein sequence MSSDQGGEPRLLQEEGDPGPKTCVVEDTPLGIGGGSGGMVTSKGAGLNPNAKVWQVSVAPAEVPPDGAQWPPADVTEGYSESVSSPGCKPYSVGFTILEDSSSSVASTAEITVNGMDLPDLGFTPTETTTGTSGETKLTEEGPLSSENLRDSLKKELEFCFSRENLSKDLYLMSQMDSDQFVPIWTIASMESIKALTTDMELILDILRSSPMVQVDEKGEKVRPNHKRCIIILREVPETTPVEEVESLFKNDNCPKVISVEFAHNNNWYITFQSDTDAQQAHRYLREEVKTFQGKPIMARIKAINTFFAKNGYRSMDSSMYAAQTQSQYNPNLYMQHVYSPQQQYPLYGIVPQTWTPSPTPYFETPLAPFPNSGFVNGFSSTGHYKTGNNSLNMTRPYNRNRVPLYSRKNVINAFRAHVKPQVGRPGEVASVPLESLTGMRSPQPPTAGPGPLQTQTPPDLTSAFPLISTSSDLNDDGSMAGRGRRTTYRGTRRRREDERITRPIPLAEVKVPVPKFDLAATNFPPLPGCVASTQGEPLLENRMSDVVRGLNRDKTPEQANKESSKEVGAGPVPAPTPAPGHEEAVCVSNLAQLAAKPAVLPHGTPIHVPASSVPHQEKKWEKVERVAETPAPKVTPPTPAPCAANPPGVPSTPPAMPGPKPQPSTVSSTPATPSTPATTATPASVEPRKLSYAEVCQRAPPPAPPASASPSTLAQPLRELRVNKVEEPSSSSTTSSGDRPRGDRLDKTQDRDGGWECKEARPRDRDHRDRDSRDGGYYRSNGPSRQGGYGGLKFREQRWGPQPACRSSPQGGPRHTGKEQNIPPVSPK, from the exons ATGAGTTCGGACCAGGGCGGAGAGCCGCGGCTGCTGCAGGAGGAGGGTGATCCGGGACCGAAGACCTGTGTGGTGGAAGACACACCACTTGGGATCGGGGGAGGGTCAGGCGGCATG GTCACCTCCAAGGGCGCCGGTCTGAACCCCAATGCCAAGGTGTGGCAGGTGTCTGTGGCCCCCGCTGAGGTCCCTCCTGACGGAGCACAGTGGCCCCCGGCTGATGTCACTGAGG GTTATTCCGAGTCTGTGTCCTCCCCCGGTTGTAAACCGTACAGTGTTGGTTTCACTATCCTGGAGGATAGCAGCTCCTCGGTAGCATCCACAGCTGAGATCACTGTGAACGGCATGGATCTCCCAGACCTGGGCTTCACCCCCACTGAGACCACTACCGGCACATCAG GGGAGACCAAGCTGACCGAGGAAGGGCCCCTCTCATCAGAGAACCTGAGAGACTCCCTCAAGAAAGAGCTGGAGTTCTGCTTCTCAAG GGAGAACCTGTCCAAGGACCTGTACCTGATGTCCCAGATGGACAGTGACCAGTTTGTCCCCATATGGACCATTGCCAGCATGGAGAGCATCAAGGCCCTCACTACTGACATGGAGCTCATTCTAGACATACTCCGAT CCTCTCCAATGGTACAAGTggatgagaaaggagagaaagtgcGTCCTAATCACAAACGCTGCATCATCATCCTGAGGGAGGTTCCTGAGACAACACCTGTAGAG GAAGTGGAGTCTCTCTTTAAAAATGACAACTGTCCAAAAGTGATTAGTGTGGAGTTTGCGCACAACAACAACTGGTACATCACATTCCAATCTGACACTGATGCTCAACAG gCACACAGATATCTAAGAGAAGAAGTGAAAACATTTCAGGGAAAACCTATCATG GCGAGGATAAAAGCCATCAACACGTTCTTTGCTAAGAATGGCTACCGTAGCATGGACAGCAGCATGTACGCtgcccagacccagtcccagtaCAACCCTAACCTGTACATGCAGCACGTGTACAGCCCTCAGCAGCAGTACCCTCTCTACGGCATCGTACCACAGACCTGGACACCCTCTCCTACACCCTACTTCGAGACTCCTCTG GCACCATTTCCCAACAGTGGCTTTGTGAATGGATTCAGTTCTACTGGACACTACAAAACTGGCAACAACTCCCTTAATATGACTCGGCCCTATAACCGAAACCG TGTACCCCTCTATTCAAGAAAGAATGTAATAAATGCCTTCAG GGCACACGTGAAGCCTCAGGTGGGGAGACCAGGTGAAGTGGCTTCTGTTCCCCTGGAGAGCTTGACTGGCATGAGGAGTCCCCAGCCCCCCACCGCTGGCCCTGGACCTCTGCAGACCCAGACACCTCCAGACCTGACCTCAGCCTTccccctcatctccacctcctcgGACCTCAACGATGACGGCAGCATGGCTGGACGCGGAAG AAGGACTACATACAGAGGCacaagaaggaggagagaggatgagcggATTACG AGGCCCATACCCCTGGCTGAGGTAAAGGTGCCGGTCCCTAAGTTTGACCTGGCCGCTACTAACTTCCCCCCGCTGCCGGGCTGTGTAGCCAGTACACAGGGAGAGCCCCTACTGGAGAACAGGATGTCAGACGTGGTGCGAGGACTGAACAGAGACAAG ACGCCGGAACAAGCAAACAAGGAATCCAGCAAGGAAGTGGGTGCCGGACCGGTCCCAGCCCCGACCCCAGCCCCAGGACATGAGGAGGCAGTGTGTGTCTCTAATCTTGCTCAGCTTGCAGCCAAACCTGCTGTACTCCCCCACGGAACCCCCATCCATGTACCTGCCTCCAG TGTACCCCATCAGGAGAAGAagtgggagaaggtggagagggtAGCAGAGACCCCAGCCCCCAAAGTAACCCCACCCACACCTGCTCCCTGTGCAGCCAACCCACCCGGAGTCCCCTCCACACCGCCAGCTATGCCTGGCCCCAAGCCTCAACCCAGCACAGTGTCCTCCACTCCAGCTACACCCAGCACCCCAGCCACCACCGCTACCCCTGCATCAGTG GAGCCCCGTAAGCTTAGCTATGCCGAGGTGTGCCAGCGAGCCCCCCCTCCGGCCCCCCCAGCCTCAGCCTCCCCTTCCACGCTAGCCCAGCCTCTGCGTGAGCTGCGCGTCAATAAGGTAGAGGAGCCAAGCTCCAGCTCTACCACCAGCTCGGGCGACCGCCCAAGGGGAGACCGGCTGGACAAAACCCAGGACAGGGATGGTGGCTGGGAGTGCAAGGAGGCCCGTCCCCGTGATCGTGACCATCGAGACCGGGACTCCCGGGATGGAGGCTACTACCGCAGCAACGGGCCCTCCAGACAGGGAGGCTACGGGGGCCTCAAGTTCCGTGAACAGAGATGGGGCCCCCAACCAGCCTGCCGCAGCTCCCCCCAAGGAGGCCCCCGACACACCGGCAAAGAGCAGAACATCCCCCCGGTATCGCCAAAGTAA
- the LOC109868916 gene encoding la-related protein 4 isoform X4, giving the protein MSSDQGGEPRLLQEEGDPGPKTCVVEDTPLGIGGGSGGMVTSKGAGLNPNAKVWQVSVAPAEVPPDGAQWPPADVTEGYSESVSSPGCKPYSVGFTILEDSSSSVASTAEITVNGMDLPDLGFTPTETTTGTSGETKLTEEGPLSSENLRDSLKKELEFCFSRENLSKDLYLMSQMDSDQFVPIWTIASMESIKALTTDMELILDILRSSPMVQVDEKGEKVRPNHKRCIIILREVPETTPVEEVESLFKNDNCPKVISVEFAHNNNWYITFQSDTDAQQAHRYLREEVKTFQGKPIMARIKAINTFFAKNGYRSMDSSMYAAQTQSQYNPNLYMQHVYSPQQQYPLYGIVPQTWTPSPTPYFETPLAPFPNSGFVNGFSSTGHYKTGNNSLNMTRPYNRNRAHVKPQVGRPGEVASVPLESLTGMRSPQPPTAGPGPLQTQTPPDLTSAFPLISTSSDLNDDGSMAGRGRRTTYRGTRRRREDERITRPIPLAEVKVPVPKFDLAATNFPPLPGCVASTQGEPLLENRMSDVVRGLNRDKTPEQANKESSKEVGAGPVPAPTPAPGHEEAVCVSNLAQLAAKPAVLPHGTPIHVPASSVPHQEKKWEKVERVAETPAPKVTPPTPAPCAANPPGVPSTPPAMPGPKPQPSTVSSTPATPSTPATTATPASVEPRKLSYAEVCQRAPPPAPPASASPSTLAQPLRELRVNKVEEPSSSSTTSSGDRPRGDRLDKTQDRDGGWECKEARPRDRDHRDRDSRDGGYYRSNGPSRQGGYGGLKFREQRWGPQPACRSSPQGGPRHTGKEQNIPPVSPK; this is encoded by the exons ATGAGTTCGGACCAGGGCGGAGAGCCGCGGCTGCTGCAGGAGGAGGGTGATCCGGGACCGAAGACCTGTGTGGTGGAAGACACACCACTTGGGATCGGGGGAGGGTCAGGCGGCATG GTCACCTCCAAGGGCGCCGGTCTGAACCCCAATGCCAAGGTGTGGCAGGTGTCTGTGGCCCCCGCTGAGGTCCCTCCTGACGGAGCACAGTGGCCCCCGGCTGATGTCACTGAGG GTTATTCCGAGTCTGTGTCCTCCCCCGGTTGTAAACCGTACAGTGTTGGTTTCACTATCCTGGAGGATAGCAGCTCCTCGGTAGCATCCACAGCTGAGATCACTGTGAACGGCATGGATCTCCCAGACCTGGGCTTCACCCCCACTGAGACCACTACCGGCACATCAG GGGAGACCAAGCTGACCGAGGAAGGGCCCCTCTCATCAGAGAACCTGAGAGACTCCCTCAAGAAAGAGCTGGAGTTCTGCTTCTCAAG GGAGAACCTGTCCAAGGACCTGTACCTGATGTCCCAGATGGACAGTGACCAGTTTGTCCCCATATGGACCATTGCCAGCATGGAGAGCATCAAGGCCCTCACTACTGACATGGAGCTCATTCTAGACATACTCCGAT CCTCTCCAATGGTACAAGTggatgagaaaggagagaaagtgcGTCCTAATCACAAACGCTGCATCATCATCCTGAGGGAGGTTCCTGAGACAACACCTGTAGAG GAAGTGGAGTCTCTCTTTAAAAATGACAACTGTCCAAAAGTGATTAGTGTGGAGTTTGCGCACAACAACAACTGGTACATCACATTCCAATCTGACACTGATGCTCAACAG gCACACAGATATCTAAGAGAAGAAGTGAAAACATTTCAGGGAAAACCTATCATG GCGAGGATAAAAGCCATCAACACGTTCTTTGCTAAGAATGGCTACCGTAGCATGGACAGCAGCATGTACGCtgcccagacccagtcccagtaCAACCCTAACCTGTACATGCAGCACGTGTACAGCCCTCAGCAGCAGTACCCTCTCTACGGCATCGTACCACAGACCTGGACACCCTCTCCTACACCCTACTTCGAGACTCCTCTG GCACCATTTCCCAACAGTGGCTTTGTGAATGGATTCAGTTCTACTGGACACTACAAAACTGGCAACAACTCCCTTAATATGACTCGGCCCTATAACCGAAACCG GGCACACGTGAAGCCTCAGGTGGGGAGACCAGGTGAAGTGGCTTCTGTTCCCCTGGAGAGCTTGACTGGCATGAGGAGTCCCCAGCCCCCCACCGCTGGCCCTGGACCTCTGCAGACCCAGACACCTCCAGACCTGACCTCAGCCTTccccctcatctccacctcctcgGACCTCAACGATGACGGCAGCATGGCTGGACGCGGAAG AAGGACTACATACAGAGGCacaagaaggaggagagaggatgagcggATTACG AGGCCCATACCCCTGGCTGAGGTAAAGGTGCCGGTCCCTAAGTTTGACCTGGCCGCTACTAACTTCCCCCCGCTGCCGGGCTGTGTAGCCAGTACACAGGGAGAGCCCCTACTGGAGAACAGGATGTCAGACGTGGTGCGAGGACTGAACAGAGACAAG ACGCCGGAACAAGCAAACAAGGAATCCAGCAAGGAAGTGGGTGCCGGACCGGTCCCAGCCCCGACCCCAGCCCCAGGACATGAGGAGGCAGTGTGTGTCTCTAATCTTGCTCAGCTTGCAGCCAAACCTGCTGTACTCCCCCACGGAACCCCCATCCATGTACCTGCCTCCAG TGTACCCCATCAGGAGAAGAagtgggagaaggtggagagggtAGCAGAGACCCCAGCCCCCAAAGTAACCCCACCCACACCTGCTCCCTGTGCAGCCAACCCACCCGGAGTCCCCTCCACACCGCCAGCTATGCCTGGCCCCAAGCCTCAACCCAGCACAGTGTCCTCCACTCCAGCTACACCCAGCACCCCAGCCACCACCGCTACCCCTGCATCAGTG GAGCCCCGTAAGCTTAGCTATGCCGAGGTGTGCCAGCGAGCCCCCCCTCCGGCCCCCCCAGCCTCAGCCTCCCCTTCCACGCTAGCCCAGCCTCTGCGTGAGCTGCGCGTCAATAAGGTAGAGGAGCCAAGCTCCAGCTCTACCACCAGCTCGGGCGACCGCCCAAGGGGAGACCGGCTGGACAAAACCCAGGACAGGGATGGTGGCTGGGAGTGCAAGGAGGCCCGTCCCCGTGATCGTGACCATCGAGACCGGGACTCCCGGGATGGAGGCTACTACCGCAGCAACGGGCCCTCCAGACAGGGAGGCTACGGGGGCCTCAAGTTCCGTGAACAGAGATGGGGCCCCCAACCAGCCTGCCGCAGCTCCCCCCAAGGAGGCCCCCGACACACCGGCAAAGAGCAGAACATCCCCCCGGTATCGCCAAAGTAA
- the LOC109868916 gene encoding la-related protein 4 isoform X2, which translates to MLIFRKQSTLWVVFHLKIYIFLITTVKYLKFCFSLLFAIEDHWRFKRLSTKYNKIVNLEVTSKGAGLNPNAKVWQVSVAPAEVPPDGAQWPPADVTEGYSESVSSPGCKPYSVGFTILEDSSSSVASTAEITVNGMDLPDLGFTPTETTTGTSGETKLTEEGPLSSENLRDSLKKELEFCFSRENLSKDLYLMSQMDSDQFVPIWTIASMESIKALTTDMELILDILRSSPMVQVDEKGEKVRPNHKRCIIILREVPETTPVEEVESLFKNDNCPKVISVEFAHNNNWYITFQSDTDAQQAHRYLREEVKTFQGKPIMARIKAINTFFAKNGYRSMDSSMYAAQTQSQYNPNLYMQHVYSPQQQYPLYGIVPQTWTPSPTPYFETPLAPFPNSGFVNGFSSTGHYKTGNNSLNMTRPYNRNRAHVKPQVGRPGEVASVPLESLTGMRSPQPPTAGPGPLQTQTPPDLTSAFPLISTSSDLNDDGSMAGRGRRTTYRGTRRRREDERITRPIPLAEVKVPVPKFDLAATNFPPLPGCVASTQGEPLLENRMSDVVRGLNRDKTPEQANKESSKEVGAGPVPAPTPAPGHEEAVCVSNLAQLAAKPAVLPHGTPIHVPASSVPHQEKKWEKVERVAETPAPKVTPPTPAPCAANPPGVPSTPPAMPGPKPQPSTVSSTPATPSTPATTATPASVEPRKLSYAEVCQRAPPPAPPASASPSTLAQPLRELRVNKVEEPSSSSTTSSGDRPRGDRLDKTQDRDGGWECKEARPRDRDHRDRDSRDGGYYRSNGPSRQGGYGGLKFREQRWGPQPACRSSPQGGPRHTGKEQNIPPVSPK; encoded by the exons ATGTTGATTTTTCGAAAACAATCGACTTTATGGGTAGTctttcatttaaaaatatatatatttttaataactACTGTGAAGTATCTCAAGTTCTGCTTCTCACTCTTGTTCGCAATAGAAGATCATTGGCGTTTTAAACGTTTATCCACAAAGTACAACAAAATTGTTAATCTCGAG GTCACCTCCAAGGGCGCCGGTCTGAACCCCAATGCCAAGGTGTGGCAGGTGTCTGTGGCCCCCGCTGAGGTCCCTCCTGACGGAGCACAGTGGCCCCCGGCTGATGTCACTGAGG GTTATTCCGAGTCTGTGTCCTCCCCCGGTTGTAAACCGTACAGTGTTGGTTTCACTATCCTGGAGGATAGCAGCTCCTCGGTAGCATCCACAGCTGAGATCACTGTGAACGGCATGGATCTCCCAGACCTGGGCTTCACCCCCACTGAGACCACTACCGGCACATCAG GGGAGACCAAGCTGACCGAGGAAGGGCCCCTCTCATCAGAGAACCTGAGAGACTCCCTCAAGAAAGAGCTGGAGTTCTGCTTCTCAAG GGAGAACCTGTCCAAGGACCTGTACCTGATGTCCCAGATGGACAGTGACCAGTTTGTCCCCATATGGACCATTGCCAGCATGGAGAGCATCAAGGCCCTCACTACTGACATGGAGCTCATTCTAGACATACTCCGAT CCTCTCCAATGGTACAAGTggatgagaaaggagagaaagtgcGTCCTAATCACAAACGCTGCATCATCATCCTGAGGGAGGTTCCTGAGACAACACCTGTAGAG GAAGTGGAGTCTCTCTTTAAAAATGACAACTGTCCAAAAGTGATTAGTGTGGAGTTTGCGCACAACAACAACTGGTACATCACATTCCAATCTGACACTGATGCTCAACAG gCACACAGATATCTAAGAGAAGAAGTGAAAACATTTCAGGGAAAACCTATCATG GCGAGGATAAAAGCCATCAACACGTTCTTTGCTAAGAATGGCTACCGTAGCATGGACAGCAGCATGTACGCtgcccagacccagtcccagtaCAACCCTAACCTGTACATGCAGCACGTGTACAGCCCTCAGCAGCAGTACCCTCTCTACGGCATCGTACCACAGACCTGGACACCCTCTCCTACACCCTACTTCGAGACTCCTCTG GCACCATTTCCCAACAGTGGCTTTGTGAATGGATTCAGTTCTACTGGACACTACAAAACTGGCAACAACTCCCTTAATATGACTCGGCCCTATAACCGAAACCG GGCACACGTGAAGCCTCAGGTGGGGAGACCAGGTGAAGTGGCTTCTGTTCCCCTGGAGAGCTTGACTGGCATGAGGAGTCCCCAGCCCCCCACCGCTGGCCCTGGACCTCTGCAGACCCAGACACCTCCAGACCTGACCTCAGCCTTccccctcatctccacctcctcgGACCTCAACGATGACGGCAGCATGGCTGGACGCGGAAG AAGGACTACATACAGAGGCacaagaaggaggagagaggatgagcggATTACG AGGCCCATACCCCTGGCTGAGGTAAAGGTGCCGGTCCCTAAGTTTGACCTGGCCGCTACTAACTTCCCCCCGCTGCCGGGCTGTGTAGCCAGTACACAGGGAGAGCCCCTACTGGAGAACAGGATGTCAGACGTGGTGCGAGGACTGAACAGAGACAAG ACGCCGGAACAAGCAAACAAGGAATCCAGCAAGGAAGTGGGTGCCGGACCGGTCCCAGCCCCGACCCCAGCCCCAGGACATGAGGAGGCAGTGTGTGTCTCTAATCTTGCTCAGCTTGCAGCCAAACCTGCTGTACTCCCCCACGGAACCCCCATCCATGTACCTGCCTCCAG TGTACCCCATCAGGAGAAGAagtgggagaaggtggagagggtAGCAGAGACCCCAGCCCCCAAAGTAACCCCACCCACACCTGCTCCCTGTGCAGCCAACCCACCCGGAGTCCCCTCCACACCGCCAGCTATGCCTGGCCCCAAGCCTCAACCCAGCACAGTGTCCTCCACTCCAGCTACACCCAGCACCCCAGCCACCACCGCTACCCCTGCATCAGTG GAGCCCCGTAAGCTTAGCTATGCCGAGGTGTGCCAGCGAGCCCCCCCTCCGGCCCCCCCAGCCTCAGCCTCCCCTTCCACGCTAGCCCAGCCTCTGCGTGAGCTGCGCGTCAATAAGGTAGAGGAGCCAAGCTCCAGCTCTACCACCAGCTCGGGCGACCGCCCAAGGGGAGACCGGCTGGACAAAACCCAGGACAGGGATGGTGGCTGGGAGTGCAAGGAGGCCCGTCCCCGTGATCGTGACCATCGAGACCGGGACTCCCGGGATGGAGGCTACTACCGCAGCAACGGGCCCTCCAGACAGGGAGGCTACGGGGGCCTCAAGTTCCGTGAACAGAGATGGGGCCCCCAACCAGCCTGCCGCAGCTCCCCCCAAGGAGGCCCCCGACACACCGGCAAAGAGCAGAACATCCCCCCGGTATCGCCAAAGTAA
- the LOC109868916 gene encoding la-related protein 4 isoform X1 produces the protein MLIFRKQSTLWVVFHLKIYIFLITTVKYLKFCFSLLFAIEDHWRFKRLSTKYNKIVNLEVTSKGAGLNPNAKVWQVSVAPAEVPPDGAQWPPADVTEGYSESVSSPGCKPYSVGFTILEDSSSSVASTAEITVNGMDLPDLGFTPTETTTGTSGETKLTEEGPLSSENLRDSLKKELEFCFSRENLSKDLYLMSQMDSDQFVPIWTIASMESIKALTTDMELILDILRSSPMVQVDEKGEKVRPNHKRCIIILREVPETTPVEEVESLFKNDNCPKVISVEFAHNNNWYITFQSDTDAQQAHRYLREEVKTFQGKPIMARIKAINTFFAKNGYRSMDSSMYAAQTQSQYNPNLYMQHVYSPQQQYPLYGIVPQTWTPSPTPYFETPLAPFPNSGFVNGFSSTGHYKTGNNSLNMTRPYNRNRVPLYSRKNVINAFRAHVKPQVGRPGEVASVPLESLTGMRSPQPPTAGPGPLQTQTPPDLTSAFPLISTSSDLNDDGSMAGRGRRTTYRGTRRRREDERITRPIPLAEVKVPVPKFDLAATNFPPLPGCVASTQGEPLLENRMSDVVRGLNRDKTPEQANKESSKEVGAGPVPAPTPAPGHEEAVCVSNLAQLAAKPAVLPHGTPIHVPASSVPHQEKKWEKVERVAETPAPKVTPPTPAPCAANPPGVPSTPPAMPGPKPQPSTVSSTPATPSTPATTATPASVEPRKLSYAEVCQRAPPPAPPASASPSTLAQPLRELRVNKVEEPSSSSTTSSGDRPRGDRLDKTQDRDGGWECKEARPRDRDHRDRDSRDGGYYRSNGPSRQGGYGGLKFREQRWGPQPACRSSPQGGPRHTGKEQNIPPVSPK, from the exons ATGTTGATTTTTCGAAAACAATCGACTTTATGGGTAGTctttcatttaaaaatatatatatttttaataactACTGTGAAGTATCTCAAGTTCTGCTTCTCACTCTTGTTCGCAATAGAAGATCATTGGCGTTTTAAACGTTTATCCACAAAGTACAACAAAATTGTTAATCTCGAG GTCACCTCCAAGGGCGCCGGTCTGAACCCCAATGCCAAGGTGTGGCAGGTGTCTGTGGCCCCCGCTGAGGTCCCTCCTGACGGAGCACAGTGGCCCCCGGCTGATGTCACTGAGG GTTATTCCGAGTCTGTGTCCTCCCCCGGTTGTAAACCGTACAGTGTTGGTTTCACTATCCTGGAGGATAGCAGCTCCTCGGTAGCATCCACAGCTGAGATCACTGTGAACGGCATGGATCTCCCAGACCTGGGCTTCACCCCCACTGAGACCACTACCGGCACATCAG GGGAGACCAAGCTGACCGAGGAAGGGCCCCTCTCATCAGAGAACCTGAGAGACTCCCTCAAGAAAGAGCTGGAGTTCTGCTTCTCAAG GGAGAACCTGTCCAAGGACCTGTACCTGATGTCCCAGATGGACAGTGACCAGTTTGTCCCCATATGGACCATTGCCAGCATGGAGAGCATCAAGGCCCTCACTACTGACATGGAGCTCATTCTAGACATACTCCGAT CCTCTCCAATGGTACAAGTggatgagaaaggagagaaagtgcGTCCTAATCACAAACGCTGCATCATCATCCTGAGGGAGGTTCCTGAGACAACACCTGTAGAG GAAGTGGAGTCTCTCTTTAAAAATGACAACTGTCCAAAAGTGATTAGTGTGGAGTTTGCGCACAACAACAACTGGTACATCACATTCCAATCTGACACTGATGCTCAACAG gCACACAGATATCTAAGAGAAGAAGTGAAAACATTTCAGGGAAAACCTATCATG GCGAGGATAAAAGCCATCAACACGTTCTTTGCTAAGAATGGCTACCGTAGCATGGACAGCAGCATGTACGCtgcccagacccagtcccagtaCAACCCTAACCTGTACATGCAGCACGTGTACAGCCCTCAGCAGCAGTACCCTCTCTACGGCATCGTACCACAGACCTGGACACCCTCTCCTACACCCTACTTCGAGACTCCTCTG GCACCATTTCCCAACAGTGGCTTTGTGAATGGATTCAGTTCTACTGGACACTACAAAACTGGCAACAACTCCCTTAATATGACTCGGCCCTATAACCGAAACCG TGTACCCCTCTATTCAAGAAAGAATGTAATAAATGCCTTCAG GGCACACGTGAAGCCTCAGGTGGGGAGACCAGGTGAAGTGGCTTCTGTTCCCCTGGAGAGCTTGACTGGCATGAGGAGTCCCCAGCCCCCCACCGCTGGCCCTGGACCTCTGCAGACCCAGACACCTCCAGACCTGACCTCAGCCTTccccctcatctccacctcctcgGACCTCAACGATGACGGCAGCATGGCTGGACGCGGAAG AAGGACTACATACAGAGGCacaagaaggaggagagaggatgagcggATTACG AGGCCCATACCCCTGGCTGAGGTAAAGGTGCCGGTCCCTAAGTTTGACCTGGCCGCTACTAACTTCCCCCCGCTGCCGGGCTGTGTAGCCAGTACACAGGGAGAGCCCCTACTGGAGAACAGGATGTCAGACGTGGTGCGAGGACTGAACAGAGACAAG ACGCCGGAACAAGCAAACAAGGAATCCAGCAAGGAAGTGGGTGCCGGACCGGTCCCAGCCCCGACCCCAGCCCCAGGACATGAGGAGGCAGTGTGTGTCTCTAATCTTGCTCAGCTTGCAGCCAAACCTGCTGTACTCCCCCACGGAACCCCCATCCATGTACCTGCCTCCAG TGTACCCCATCAGGAGAAGAagtgggagaaggtggagagggtAGCAGAGACCCCAGCCCCCAAAGTAACCCCACCCACACCTGCTCCCTGTGCAGCCAACCCACCCGGAGTCCCCTCCACACCGCCAGCTATGCCTGGCCCCAAGCCTCAACCCAGCACAGTGTCCTCCACTCCAGCTACACCCAGCACCCCAGCCACCACCGCTACCCCTGCATCAGTG GAGCCCCGTAAGCTTAGCTATGCCGAGGTGTGCCAGCGAGCCCCCCCTCCGGCCCCCCCAGCCTCAGCCTCCCCTTCCACGCTAGCCCAGCCTCTGCGTGAGCTGCGCGTCAATAAGGTAGAGGAGCCAAGCTCCAGCTCTACCACCAGCTCGGGCGACCGCCCAAGGGGAGACCGGCTGGACAAAACCCAGGACAGGGATGGTGGCTGGGAGTGCAAGGAGGCCCGTCCCCGTGATCGTGACCATCGAGACCGGGACTCCCGGGATGGAGGCTACTACCGCAGCAACGGGCCCTCCAGACAGGGAGGCTACGGGGGCCTCAAGTTCCGTGAACAGAGATGGGGCCCCCAACCAGCCTGCCGCAGCTCCCCCCAAGGAGGCCCCCGACACACCGGCAAAGAGCAGAACATCCCCCCGGTATCGCCAAAGTAA